From the genome of Tenericutes bacterium MZ-XQ:
AATCGATCCACTTGATGTCAATTGTCCAATTCGTCTTCAAGCGATACCTCTAGAAAATGAGTTATTCGTTGGAAAAAATGATTTATATGATCCACTTGCAGAAGATAAGTATTCTCCAGTTCCAGGTTTAACACATAGATATCCAGATCGAGTTTTATTTTTGATTACTGATATGTGCTCTATGTATTGTAGACATTGTACAAGAAGAAGATTTACAGGAATGAAAGATGATCACATGGATGTAAGTAGAATTGATCTTGCGATTGATTATATCAGCAGACACGAAGAAATTAATGATGTATTATTAAGTGGTGGAGATGCTTTACTCGTCAGTGACGAAAGACTAGAATACATCATAAAAAAACTAAGAGAAATCGATCATGTTCAAGTCATTAGAATTGGAACAAGAACGCCAGTAGTTATGCCTCAAAGAATCACTGATGAACTTGTTGATATGCTTAAGAAATATCATCCAATTTGGTTAAACACCCATTTTAATCACGCAGCTGAAATCACAATGGAAAGTAAAAAAGCTATTGATAAACTCGTCAATGCTGGTATTCCTGTAGGCAATCAAAGTGTTTTACTTAGAGGAGTCAATGATTGTGTTCAAACCATGAGAGATTTAGTCAAAGGTTTGGTTGCGATTAGAGTAAGACCTTATTACATTTATCAATGTGATTTATCAGTGGGTATTGAGCACTTTAGAACGAGTGTATCTAAAGGCATTGAAATTATTGAAGGTCTTAGAGGACATGTATCAGGTATCGCAGTTCCTACATTTGTAGTTGATGCACCTGGTGGTGGAGGAAAAATCCCAGTCATGCCAAATTACGTTATTTCACAATCTCCACAAAAAATCGTTTTAAGGAACTTTGAAGGTGTTATTACTACATATAGCGAGCCAGCGTATTATGAACCTAACCCTCGTTGTAAAGACGTTGAATTAGAAGGTGTTGCAAGTTTGTTGGCGGGTCAAA
Proteins encoded in this window:
- a CDS encoding lysine 2,3-aminomutase, which encodes MKSVENNAYLERKNIYFKHVKQSDWESWQWQTKHRISNAEDLEKYIKLTEEERHGVHGVLKKLRMAITPYYLTLIDPLDVNCPIRLQAIPLENELFVGKNDLYDPLAEDKYSPVPGLTHRYPDRVLFLITDMCSMYCRHCTRRRFTGMKDDHMDVSRIDLAIDYISRHEEINDVLLSGGDALLVSDERLEYIIKKLREIDHVQVIRIGTRTPVVMPQRITDELVDMLKKYHPIWLNTHFNHAAEITMESKKAIDKLVNAGIPVGNQSVLLRGVNDCVQTMRDLVKGLVAIRVRPYYIYQCDLSVGIEHFRTSVSKGIEIIEGLRGHVSGIAVPTFVVDAPGGGGKIPVMPNYVISQSPQKIVLRNFEGVITTYSEPAYYEPNPRCKDVELEGVASLLAGQRLSLEPTHLKKNERINHDQKSK